In one Mesorhizobium australicum genomic region, the following are encoded:
- the ureG gene encoding urease accessory protein UreG has translation MNPNGPLRVGIGGPVGSGKTTLTEKLCKALRDRYSIAVVTNDIYTKEDAMMLARLQALPEERIMGVETGGCPHTAIREDASINLQAIAEMNRKFPDLDIVFIESGGDNLAATFSPDLADITLYVISVCQGEEIPRKGGPGITRSDFLVINKSDLAPYVNVNLDVMERDAGKQRGKRPFGFTDLSRGKGLDEVIAFIEEDGGLEAREVRGAA, from the coding sequence ATGAACCCCAACGGACCCCTTCGGGTCGGCATCGGCGGGCCTGTCGGCTCGGGCAAGACGACGCTGACCGAGAAGCTCTGCAAGGCGCTGCGCGACCGCTATTCGATCGCCGTCGTCACCAACGACATCTACACCAAGGAGGACGCGATGATGCTGGCACGCCTCCAGGCGCTGCCGGAGGAGCGCATCATGGGGGTGGAGACCGGCGGCTGCCCGCACACGGCGATCCGCGAGGATGCCTCGATCAACCTGCAGGCGATCGCCGAGATGAACCGCAAGTTCCCCGACCTCGACATCGTCTTCATCGAGAGCGGCGGCGACAATCTCGCCGCCACCTTCTCGCCCGACCTCGCCGACATCACGCTCTACGTCATCTCGGTCTGCCAGGGCGAGGAGATCCCGAGGAAGGGCGGGCCGGGCATCACCCGCTCCGACTTCCTCGTCATCAACAAGTCCGACCTCGCGCCCTATGTGAACGTCAATCTCGACGTGATGGAGCGCGACGCCGGCAAGCAGCGCGGCAAGCGCCCCTTCGGCTTCACGGATCTCTCGCGCGGCAAGGGCCTGGACGAGGTGATCGCCTTCATCGAGGAGGATGGCGGCCTCGAAGCCCGCGAGGTGCGCGGCGCGGCGTGA
- the phnN gene encoding phosphonate metabolism protein/1,5-bisphosphokinase (PRPP-forming) PhnN codes for MSASPMASRPGLWRGPIGPGAFIAVMGPSGSGKDTLIGEARRRVDPERTFFVRRIVTRPADGAAEDHDTMSREAFAAADAAGAFALCWAAHGLSYGLPVEVDDAIRQGRTAIANVSRAVLPLLRQRYRTVVAVHVFADPAILAERIAGRGRESGEAIAARVARDPGISLAGDDIVRIDNGGELAVAVDRMVSTIEATLAPQP; via the coding sequence GTGAGCGCGTCCCCGATGGCGTCGAGGCCCGGCCTGTGGCGGGGACCGATCGGGCCCGGCGCCTTCATCGCCGTCATGGGGCCGAGCGGCTCGGGCAAGGATACGCTGATCGGCGAGGCGCGCCGCCGCGTCGATCCCGAGCGCACCTTCTTCGTCCGCCGCATCGTTACGCGCCCGGCCGACGGCGCGGCCGAGGACCACGACACGATGAGCCGCGAGGCCTTCGCCGCCGCCGACGCGGCGGGCGCCTTCGCGCTTTGCTGGGCGGCGCACGGGCTGAGCTACGGCCTGCCGGTCGAGGTCGACGACGCGATCAGGCAGGGCCGCACCGCCATCGCCAACGTCTCGCGCGCGGTGCTGCCGCTGCTGCGCCAGCGCTACCGCACCGTCGTGGCGGTGCATGTCTTCGCCGACCCTGCCATCCTCGCCGAGCGGATCGCCGGGCGCGGGCGCGAGAGCGGCGAGGCGATCGCCGCGCGGGTGGCGCGCGATCCCGGCATCAGCCTCGCCGGCGACGACATCGTGCGCATCGACAATGGCGGCGAGCTGGCCGTCGCGGTGGACAGGATGGTCAGCACCATAGAGGCAACGCTCGCGCCGCAGCCCTGA
- a CDS encoding acyltransferase family protein, with protein MQSAAAERSRVAWVDIAKGICIIMVVMVHATLGVELAVGEKGWMHYVVAWARPFRMPDFFLISGLFLGLVIDRPWLRYLDRKVVHFAYFYVLWLTIQFAFKAPGMAMEEGIASAAWNYLLAFVQPFGTLWFVYLLPIFFVFTRLVKNVPVWIVLAWAALLEILPVATGSVVFDEFCARFVYFYAGYVLAANVFRIADWFSANPGRTLALMALWALVNAWFVFTPAPAALVPYLQPDLGNTGAQGGLAELPVLSLLLGSAGLLAVVAVSTLLSGRRWTEWLRWLGEHSIVVYLAFFLPMAVTRVVLIRSGIVPDVGTMSVLVMIVAVAGPAVLYGLVQWSGWGRFLFERPDWAHIDTPARVRSAA; from the coding sequence ATGCAAAGCGCTGCCGCCGAACGCTCCCGTGTCGCCTGGGTCGATATCGCCAAGGGAATCTGCATCATCATGGTGGTGATGGTGCATGCGACGCTCGGCGTCGAGCTCGCGGTCGGCGAGAAGGGCTGGATGCATTATGTCGTCGCCTGGGCGCGACCGTTTCGGATGCCCGACTTCTTCCTGATCTCCGGCCTGTTCCTCGGCCTGGTCATCGACCGGCCCTGGCTGCGCTATCTCGACCGCAAGGTGGTGCACTTCGCCTATTTCTACGTGCTGTGGCTGACGATCCAGTTCGCCTTCAAGGCGCCGGGCATGGCGATGGAGGAGGGCATTGCCAGCGCGGCGTGGAACTATCTGCTGGCCTTTGTCCAGCCCTTCGGCACGCTGTGGTTCGTCTACCTGCTGCCGATCTTCTTCGTCTTCACCCGGCTGGTGAAGAATGTTCCGGTCTGGATCGTGCTCGCCTGGGCGGCGCTGCTGGAGATCCTGCCGGTCGCCACCGGATCGGTGGTGTTCGACGAGTTTTGCGCCCGCTTCGTCTATTTCTATGCGGGCTACGTGCTGGCCGCTAACGTGTTCCGCATTGCCGACTGGTTTTCAGCCAATCCCGGCAGGACGCTGGCGCTGATGGCACTGTGGGCGCTGGTGAATGCCTGGTTCGTGTTCACGCCGGCGCCGGCGGCCCTTGTCCCCTATCTTCAGCCCGACCTCGGCAACACCGGCGCGCAGGGCGGGCTGGCGGAACTGCCTGTCCTGTCGCTGCTTCTCGGCTCGGCCGGCCTGCTGGCGGTGGTGGCGGTGTCGACGCTGCTGTCGGGCCGGCGCTGGACCGAATGGCTGCGCTGGCTGGGCGAGCATTCGATCGTCGTCTACCTCGCCTTCTTCCTGCCGATGGCGGTGACGCGCGTCGTGCTGATCAGGAGCGGTATCGTGCCCGACGTCGGCACGATGTCCGTGCTGGTGATGATCGTGGCGGTGGCGGGACCGGCGGTGCTCTACGGCCTGGTGCAGTGGAGCGGCTGGGGCAGGTTCCTGTTCGAGCGGCCGGACTGGGCGCATATCGACACGCCCGCCAGGGTGCGCAGCGCCGCGTGA
- a CDS encoding glutathione S-transferase family protein, translating into MYQAVGSAGSRLTRVTWLLEELGEPYEIVRAKQYSETMKRYNPTGKMPALVDGDFVLTDSAAICAYLGEKHADKGLGPNPGLRGRAEMMSWMLYALSEFEQPMWNKLKHRFLLPTELRAEVAPWVGHEFAAEIKGLEAKLAGRPYALGDRFSAVDVILGHCGQWAKSGKFEVASLAVADYFERVLSRPALARAKEREQEVQAA; encoded by the coding sequence ATGTACCAGGCCGTTGGATCTGCGGGCTCGCGGCTGACGCGGGTGACGTGGCTGTTGGAGGAGCTCGGCGAGCCCTACGAGATTGTCAGGGCGAAGCAGTATTCGGAGACTATGAAGCGCTACAATCCGACCGGCAAGATGCCGGCGCTGGTCGACGGCGACTTCGTGCTCACCGATTCCGCTGCCATCTGCGCCTATCTCGGCGAGAAACATGCCGACAAGGGACTCGGCCCGAACCCCGGACTTCGAGGCCGCGCCGAGATGATGTCATGGATGCTCTACGCGCTGTCCGAGTTCGAGCAGCCGATGTGGAACAAGCTGAAGCACCGCTTCCTGCTGCCGACCGAGCTGCGGGCCGAGGTCGCGCCCTGGGTCGGGCACGAATTCGCCGCCGAGATCAAGGGACTGGAGGCCAAGCTGGCAGGCCGTCCCTATGCGCTGGGCGACCGCTTCTCAGCGGTCGACGTGATCCTCGGCCATTGCGGCCAATGGGCGAAGAGCGGCAAGTTCGAGGTGGCGTCGCTCGCTGTTGCGGACTATTTCGAGCGCGTGCTCTCCCGCCCGGCCCTGGCGCGGGCGAAAGAACGCGAGCAAGAGGTTCAGGCCGCATGA
- a CDS encoding DUF1045 domain-containing protein, whose amino-acid sequence MRYAIYYSPPERSELAIKAAAWLGRDAFTGEKTAPIASGPLSAGEVAYHTASARRYGFHATLKAPFRLAPGESEPALAAAVDAFAAAATPPVISQIALKQIDGFFALVPAERSLPLESFATDIVQQFDRFRAPLSETDLARRNPDALSPRELNHLQRWGYPYVLDCFRFHMTLTGRVGGSDVPRVREAIEAHFGDVIGAPLSVDTLAVFVEPDSGGPFIVWSSHPVGAGRERRFA is encoded by the coding sequence ATGCGCTATGCGATCTACTACAGTCCGCCCGAACGGAGCGAGCTGGCGATAAAGGCCGCCGCCTGGCTCGGCCGCGATGCGTTCACCGGCGAGAAGACGGCGCCCATCGCGTCGGGCCCTCTGTCCGCCGGCGAGGTCGCCTATCATACTGCATCCGCCCGGCGATACGGCTTCCATGCGACGCTGAAGGCGCCGTTCCGGCTGGCGCCCGGCGAGAGCGAGCCGGCGCTCGCCGCCGCGGTCGACGCCTTCGCCGCCGCCGCCACGCCGCCGGTGATTTCACAGATCGCGCTGAAGCAGATCGACGGCTTCTTCGCCCTGGTGCCGGCCGAGCGGAGCCTGCCGCTGGAGAGCTTCGCGACCGACATCGTGCAGCAGTTCGACCGCTTCCGCGCGCCGCTGTCGGAGACCGACCTCGCCCGGCGCAACCCCGACGCGCTGTCGCCGCGCGAGCTGAACCACCTGCAGCGCTGGGGCTACCCTTACGTGCTCGACTGCTTCCGCTTCCACATGACGCTCACCGGCCGCGTCGGCGGGTCGGACGTGCCACGCGTGCGCGAGGCGATCGAAGCGCATTTCGGCGACGTCATCGGCGCGCCGCTCAGCGTCGACACGCTGGCCGTCTTCGTCGAGCCGGATTCCGGCGGGCCCTTCATCGTCTGGTCCTCGCACCCGGTCGGCGCCGGCCGCGAGCGGCGCTTCGCGTGA
- a CDS encoding DUF3995 domain-containing protein, whose translation MTLIALALTVVLTFVAGLHVYWGIGGVWPGTDQRSLARAVVGFRGVDATPSPTACFAVAACLVLAALWPAALAGLFASPFQLAGLVAGAVMLALVFLARGIAGFTPAWRRLTPEEPFATNDRRFFSPLCLALGAGFLVLAFERALS comes from the coding sequence GTGACCCTGATCGCGCTTGCCCTGACCGTCGTTCTGACATTCGTCGCGGGCCTCCACGTCTACTGGGGGATCGGCGGCGTCTGGCCGGGAACCGACCAGCGTTCGCTTGCCCGCGCAGTCGTGGGCTTTCGCGGCGTCGACGCGACGCCTTCTCCCACGGCCTGTTTCGCGGTGGCCGCCTGCCTCGTGCTCGCCGCGCTCTGGCCGGCGGCCCTGGCCGGCCTGTTCGCCTCGCCGTTCCAGCTCGCCGGCCTCGTCGCGGGCGCCGTCATGCTGGCGCTGGTCTTCCTCGCGCGGGGGATCGCCGGCTTCACGCCGGCCTGGCGGCGGCTGACCCCGGAAGAGCCTTTCGCCACCAACGACCGGCGCTTCTTCTCGCCGCTCTGCCTCGCGCTCGGCGCGGGCTTCCTCGTTCTCGCTTTCGAAAGGGCATTGTCATGA
- a CDS encoding zinc metalloprotease HtpX, producing MNDPLRLDRVQQLRSGARNTIHTWLLGTGSLLLLAATAFALAGGLGLLFAAGFGFLTSIAARRVSPKVVLQMYKARPVSRASFPGGFDIVERLAARAGLEHAPALYVVPSKMMNAFAVGSRQDSAIAITDALARNLTVREFTGVLAHEISHIANEDLKVMAFADMVSRFTSLWSTFGIFALFFNLFGVAGGGEAMVPWPAVALLVLAPTLGGLLQLSLSRTREFDADLHAAILTGDPDGLASALRRLEKAQGMYWESLMLPGSRTPVPSVLRTHPATEERVARLMALKRGGPVDLGPDGPAMPPPQHRPSIVPHIRPRHPDLAAFMPLQAMEMPVTADEFACPGGLADADGNPRIRPMRGGIYF from the coding sequence ATGAACGACCCCCTGCGTCTCGACCGCGTCCAGCAGTTGCGCTCCGGCGCGCGCAATACGATCCATACCTGGCTTCTGGGCACGGGCAGCCTGCTGCTCCTGGCGGCGACGGCTTTTGCGCTCGCGGGTGGACTCGGGCTCCTCTTCGCGGCGGGCTTCGGGTTCCTGACCAGCATCGCGGCGCGGCGGGTCAGCCCGAAGGTGGTGCTGCAGATGTACAAGGCGCGGCCGGTCTCGCGGGCGAGCTTTCCCGGCGGCTTCGACATCGTGGAGCGGCTGGCTGCCCGCGCGGGGCTGGAGCATGCGCCTGCTCTCTACGTCGTGCCGTCGAAGATGATGAACGCATTTGCGGTCGGCAGCCGCCAGGATTCGGCGATCGCGATCACCGATGCGCTGGCGCGCAATCTCACGGTGCGCGAGTTCACCGGCGTGCTGGCGCACGAAATCAGCCATATCGCGAATGAGGACCTGAAGGTGATGGCCTTCGCCGACATGGTTTCGCGCTTCACCTCGCTGTGGTCGACCTTCGGCATCTTCGCCCTGTTCTTCAACCTGTTCGGCGTCGCGGGCGGCGGCGAGGCGATGGTGCCGTGGCCGGCGGTCGCGCTGCTGGTGCTGGCGCCGACGCTCGGCGGCCTGCTGCAGCTTTCCCTGTCGCGCACCCGCGAGTTCGACGCCGACCTGCATGCGGCGATCCTGACCGGCGACCCGGACGGGCTCGCCTCGGCGCTCCGCCGGCTGGAGAAGGCGCAGGGCATGTACTGGGAGAGCCTGATGCTGCCCGGCAGCCGCACGCCGGTGCCCTCCGTGCTGCGTACCCATCCGGCGACGGAGGAGCGCGTTGCGCGGCTGATGGCGCTGAAGCGCGGCGGACCGGTCGACCTCGGTCCGGACGGCCCCGCCATGCCGCCGCCGCAGCACCGGCCCAGCATCGTGCCGCATATCCGGCCGCGCCATCCCGACCTCGCCGCCTTCATGCCGCTGCAGGCGATGGAGATGCCGGTGACGGCGGACGAATTCGCCTGTCCCGGCGGCCTTGCCGACGCCGACGGCAATCCGCGCATCCGGCCTATGCGCGGCGGCATCTACTTCTGA
- a CDS encoding urease accessory protein UreF, with protein sequence MPDGQTALLRLMAWLSPAFPIGSFSYSHGLETAAHGELVGEAAGLRQWLVDLIKRGSAWNDAVLFAEAHRRMAGRPEGGALAPPEDDPALAELCELAEALAGSRERHMETMLQGSAFLKAAAAWPHPALAELPADCAYPVAVGAVAGAHGVDLRPALAAFLQAFASNQIQAAIRLGVIGQVDAMATLASLETVLSGVAGRATQSTLDDLGSATMMAEIAAMQHETHYSRLFRT encoded by the coding sequence ATGCCTGACGGCCAGACGGCGCTGCTGCGCCTGATGGCCTGGCTGTCGCCGGCCTTTCCGATCGGCTCGTTCAGCTACAGCCACGGGCTGGAGACGGCCGCGCATGGCGAACTGGTCGGCGAGGCCGCCGGCCTGCGCCAATGGCTGGTCGACCTGATCAAGCGCGGATCGGCGTGGAACGACGCCGTGCTTTTTGCCGAGGCGCACCGGCGGATGGCCGGCAGGCCAGAGGGGGGTGCCCTCGCGCCACCCGAAGACGATCCTGCACTCGCGGAACTCTGCGAACTCGCCGAGGCCCTGGCCGGGTCGCGCGAGCGGCACATGGAGACGATGCTGCAGGGTTCGGCCTTCCTGAAGGCGGCGGCGGCATGGCCGCACCCCGCCCTTGCCGAACTTCCGGCCGACTGCGCCTATCCGGTCGCGGTCGGGGCCGTCGCCGGAGCGCATGGCGTCGACCTGCGCCCGGCGCTCGCGGCCTTCCTCCAGGCCTTCGCCTCGAACCAGATCCAGGCGGCGATCCGGCTGGGCGTCATCGGCCAGGTCGATGCGATGGCGACGCTGGCCTCGCTCGAGACGGTGCTGTCCGGTGTGGCGGGGCGTGCGACACAGTCCACGCTTGACGATCTCGGCTCGGCGACGATGATGGCCGAGATCGCTGCGATGCAGCACGAAACGCACTATTCGAGGCTGTTCAGGACGTGA
- the ureE gene encoding urease accessory protein UreE has translation MKLSMNTDFTKMPRAGSIIRAADLSEGARIIPFDLAVLDHEDRHLRRRVVELVHGDKVLVDLPDAVQLENHDVLVLDDGRHAEIIAAEEEVYDIRAKGPVHLAELAWHIGNRHLAAQIEEDRILILRDHVIKAMLEGLGATVTEVSEPFHPVRGAYSGGHSHGHGHDHHHGEADRFGRLPGDPHYGHNHA, from the coding sequence ATGAAACTGTCGATGAACACCGACTTCACCAAGATGCCGCGCGCCGGCAGCATCATCCGCGCCGCCGATCTGTCGGAAGGCGCGCGCATCATCCCGTTCGACCTTGCCGTGCTCGATCACGAGGATCGGCACCTGCGCCGGCGCGTGGTCGAACTCGTTCACGGCGACAAGGTGCTGGTCGACCTGCCCGATGCCGTCCAGCTCGAGAACCACGACGTGCTGGTGCTGGACGACGGCCGTCACGCCGAGATCATCGCCGCGGAGGAAGAGGTCTACGACATCCGCGCGAAAGGCCCGGTGCATCTGGCCGAACTCGCCTGGCACATCGGCAACAGGCATCTGGCCGCCCAGATCGAAGAAGACCGCATTCTCATCCTGCGCGACCATGTCATCAAGGCGATGCTCGAGGGGCTCGGTGCGACGGTGACGGAGGTGTCCGAGCCGTTCCATCCGGTCCGCGGCGCCTATTCCGGCGGGCATTCGCATGGCCACGGTCACGACCACCATCACGGCGAGGCCGATCGCTTCGGCCGGCTTCCGGGCGATCCGCACTACGGCCACAACCATGCCTGA